From Coffea arabica cultivar ET-39 chromosome 10e, Coffea Arabica ET-39 HiFi, whole genome shotgun sequence, one genomic window encodes:
- the LOC113711747 gene encoding WAT1-related protein At1g43650-like isoform X2 has protein sequence MMALQYFLAVMEKHKPCIVMVIIQFIYTGMSLFSKAAIAEGMKPSIFVAYRQALATLALAPFAIFFESQKSHPLSLNVLCKLFLVSLCGVTLCLNLYYAGMNYTSATFATAMTNNIPIMVFIMAVCLRIESLSITQWHGMAKVLGAVICLSGAMVITFYKGPALYSEHGKEASHNSSRTYTKEEWIKGSLLMLGSNLTWAIWLIMQASILKQYPAKLRLTTLQCCFSCVISTAYSAAVERNISSWKLGWDINLLSVAYCGIVVTGLSYWLQVWVVDKRGPVFTSIFSPIALLLTAIFSAMIFKETLHWVFWGLFF, from the exons ATGATGGCATTGCAATACTTCCTAGCAGTCATGGAAAAACATAAGCCTTGTATTGTCATGGTGATTATACAATTCATCTACACAGGCATGTCCCTCTTCTCTAAAGCAGCAATAGCTGAAGGCATGAAACCTTCAATATTTGTTGCCTATAGACAAGCATTAGCCACACTTGCCTTGGCTCCCTTCGCAATTTTCTTTGAAAG CCAAAAGTCTCATCCACTATCACTCAATGTACTCTGCAAGCTGTTTCTTGTGTCATTATGTGG GGTAACGTTATGTTTAAATCTTTACTATGCTGGAATGAATTACACCTCAGCAACTTTTGCTACGGCCATGACCAATAATATACCAATCATGGTCTTCATCATGGCTGTCTGTTTAAG GATTGAAAGCCTAAGTATTACTCAATGGCATGGGATGGCCAAAGTGTTAGGCGCAGTTATTTGTCTTTCAGGGGCCATGGTAATCACTTTCTACAAAGGTCCTGCTTTGTATTCAGAACATGGCAAAGAAGCCTCACACAATTCTTCAAGAACCTATACTAAAGAAGAATGGATAAAAGGTTCTCTTCTCATGCTTGGATCAAACTTAACATGGGCTATCTGGCTTATTATGCAG gcTTCAATTCTCAAGCAGTATCCAGCAAAACTTCGGCTAACAACATTGCAGTGCTGTTTCAGCTGCGTGATTTCGACAGCTTATAGCGCAGCTGTGGAGCGGAACATATCCTCCTGGAAACTTGGATGGGATATTAATCTTCTCTCCGTAGCTTATTGT GGCATTGTAGTCACCGGGCTGTCATACTGGTTGCAAGTATGGGTAGTGGACAAGAGAGGGCCTGTATTTACATCCATTTTCAGCCCGATAGCACTCCTTTTAACAGCAATCTTTTCAGCAATGATTTTTAAGGAGACGCTTCATTGGG TGTTCTGGGGGCTGTTCTTTTAG
- the LOC113711747 gene encoding WAT1-related protein At1g43650-like isoform X1 encodes MMALQYFLAVMEKHKPCIVMVIIQFIYTGMSLFSKAAIAEGMKPSIFVAYRQALATLALAPFAIFFESQKSHPLSLNVLCKLFLVSLCGVTLCLNLYYAGMNYTSATFATAMTNNIPIMVFIMAVCLRIESLSITQWHGMAKVLGAVICLSGAMVITFYKGPALYSEHGKEASHNSSRTYTKEEWIKGSLLMLGSNLTWAIWLIMQASILKQYPAKLRLTTLQCCFSCVISTAYSAAVERNISSWKLGWDINLLSVAYCGIVVTGLSYWLQVWVVDKRGPVFTSIFSPIALLLTAIFSAMIFKETLHWGSVLGAVLLVAGLYSFLWGKNKETEIHGSEEKSNQTKEEVALECITCTPTCDEDGEEKR; translated from the exons ATGATGGCATTGCAATACTTCCTAGCAGTCATGGAAAAACATAAGCCTTGTATTGTCATGGTGATTATACAATTCATCTACACAGGCATGTCCCTCTTCTCTAAAGCAGCAATAGCTGAAGGCATGAAACCTTCAATATTTGTTGCCTATAGACAAGCATTAGCCACACTTGCCTTGGCTCCCTTCGCAATTTTCTTTGAAAG CCAAAAGTCTCATCCACTATCACTCAATGTACTCTGCAAGCTGTTTCTTGTGTCATTATGTGG GGTAACGTTATGTTTAAATCTTTACTATGCTGGAATGAATTACACCTCAGCAACTTTTGCTACGGCCATGACCAATAATATACCAATCATGGTCTTCATCATGGCTGTCTGTTTAAG GATTGAAAGCCTAAGTATTACTCAATGGCATGGGATGGCCAAAGTGTTAGGCGCAGTTATTTGTCTTTCAGGGGCCATGGTAATCACTTTCTACAAAGGTCCTGCTTTGTATTCAGAACATGGCAAAGAAGCCTCACACAATTCTTCAAGAACCTATACTAAAGAAGAATGGATAAAAGGTTCTCTTCTCATGCTTGGATCAAACTTAACATGGGCTATCTGGCTTATTATGCAG gcTTCAATTCTCAAGCAGTATCCAGCAAAACTTCGGCTAACAACATTGCAGTGCTGTTTCAGCTGCGTGATTTCGACAGCTTATAGCGCAGCTGTGGAGCGGAACATATCCTCCTGGAAACTTGGATGGGATATTAATCTTCTCTCCGTAGCTTATTGT GGCATTGTAGTCACCGGGCTGTCATACTGGTTGCAAGTATGGGTAGTGGACAAGAGAGGGCCTGTATTTACATCCATTTTCAGCCCGATAGCACTCCTTTTAACAGCAATCTTTTCAGCAATGATTTTTAAGGAGACGCTTCATTGGGGCAG TGTTCTGGGGGCTGTTCTTTTAGTGGCTGGCCTGTACAGCTTTTTGTGGGGCAAGAATAAAGAGACTGAAATCCATGGAAGTGAAGAAAAATCAAATCAGACTAAAGAAGAGGTTGCATTGGAGTGCATCACTTGTACACCAACCTGTGATGAGGATGgagaagaaaaaagatga